GCGGGCGGTGGCGACGGCGCTCACCGCGCTGGCCCAGCAGCCGGACGCCTCGGCCACCATCACCCGTACCCTGTTTGTTGGCCTGGCGATGATCGAGTCCACCGCCATTTACTGCTTCGTGGTCTCGATGATCCTGATTTTCGCCAACCCGTTCTGGAATTTCGCCATCGCCCAGGCCGCCGGGAAGTAAGCCATGCTCTTTGACTGGTTCACCGTCGGCGCGCAAGCGCTCAACTTTCTCATCCTCGTGTGGCTGATGAAGCGCTTTCTCTACAAGCCCATCCTCGACGCCATCGACGCGCGCGAGAAGCGGATTGCTTCGGCGCTGGCGGACGCTGCCTTGAAGCAGGCAACTGCCCAGAAGGAGCAGGGCGAGTTCCAGGCAAAAAACGCGGCGTTTGATCGCCAGCACAGCGAGATGCTGGCCAAGGTCAAGGACGAGATCGCCACCGAACGCCAGCGCCTGCTCGAAGAAGCCCGGCAGGCGGCGGACGCCTTGAGCGTCAAGCGACAGGACGCGCTGGCCAGCGAGCTGCAGAGCCTGCACCAGGACATCGCCCGCCGAAGCCGCGATGAAGTGTTTGCCGTGGCGCACAAGGTGCTGGCCGATCTGGCCGGAACGACGCTGGAGGCACGCATGGCCGAGGTGTTCGTGCGCCGCTTGCGAACGCTTGACGAGGAGGCCAGGGCGCGGCTGGCCCAGGCCTTGCACGCCTCATCCAGTCCTGTGCGGGTGCGCAGCGCTTTCGAGTTGCCGCCGGCGCAGCGGGCAGCCCTGCAGCAGGCGCTCAATGAAACCCTCGCGGCTGATACCCAGGTCTGCTTCGAGACCACGCCAGCGCTGATCAGCGGCATCGAACTGACAGCCAACGGGTGGAAGCTTGACTGGAACATCGCGGAGGTTCTTGCGTCGCTTGAACAGCATGTTGACGGCCTGCTTGAAAAGCCGTCCGAACCCCAGCCCGAGCCCGCCGCCGCAACAGCAGCAGAGACAACCGCATGAGCGCGCCAGCCGATACCTTGCAAAGTGTCCTGGACCGCACCTTTGCCAGCCTTCGCCATGGGCTTGAAACCTACACGGCGCAACTGACGCCGCACGAGGTCGGCACCATCACCCGCGTTTCCACCGGCATCGCCATGGTTTCCGGCCTGCCGGGCGTGGGCTTTGAGGAACTGGTGAGCTTTTCCGGCAATGTCTTTGGCATCGCCTTCAATGTGGACGAGACCGAAATCGGCGTCGTGCTGCTGGGCGACTACGGGCATCTGCATGCGGGCGATCAGGTCCGGCGCACCGGCCGCGTGATGGACGTGGCCGTGGGGGAGGGCTTGCTGGGCCGGGTGATCGACCCGCTGGGCCGCCCGCTTGACAGCCTGGGGCCGGTGGTTTCCAGCGCGCGCCTGCCCATCGAAAGGCCTGCCGCACCCATCATGGACCGCGCCCCCGTCACCGTGCCGCTGCAGACCGGCCTGAAGGTCGTTGATGCCTTGATTCCGATTGGGCGCGGCCAGCGCGAACTGATTCTGGGCGACCGGCAGACCGGCAAGACCGCGATTGCGGTGGACACCATCCTCAACCAGCGCGGGCAGGATGTGCTGTGCGTGTATTGCGCGATTGGCCAGCGCGCCGCCGCCGTGGCCAGGACGATTGCCGTTTTGCGCGAGAAGGGCGCCATGGAATACACCGTCGTGGTGGTCACCGAGGGCAACGACCCGCCCGGACTGGCCTACATCGCGCCTTATGCGGCCACCAGCATTGCCGAGCATTTCATGGAAATGGGCCGCGACGTCCTGGTGGTCTATGACGACCTGACGCAGCACGCCCGCGCCTACCGCGAACTGTCCCTGCTGCTGCGCCGCCCGCCCGGACGCGAGGCCTTTCCCGGCGATATTTTCTACATCCACTCGCGCCTGCTGGAGCGCGCCACCCATCTGCGCCCGGAGCGCGGCGGCGGCTCGCTCACCGCCCTGCCGATCATCGAAACCGAAGCGCAGAACATGTCGGCCTACATCCCGACCAACCTGATCTCCATCACCGACGGGCAGATTTACCTGTCACCATCGCTGTTTGAACTGGGCGTGCTGCCCGCCGTCGATGTCAGCAAATCCGTCTCGCGCGTGGGCGGCAAGGCGCAGCGCGCCGCCTACCGGGCGGTGACTGGCGACCTCAAGCTGGCTTACGCGCAGTTCGAGGAGCTGGAAACCTTTGCCCGGTTTGGCGCCCGGCTGGATGAAAACACCCAAAAAATCATCGAGCATGGACGGCGCATCCGGGCGTGCCTCCAGCAGCCGGAATCGGCCCCGGTGTCGATGGCCGGACAAATCACGGTGCTGCTCGCGCTGACCGCCGCATTTTTTGACAGCGTGCCGCTTGCGCAGATGACGGCGGCCGAGCAAGCCGTGCTTCAGGCGGCGGCCACCCTGCCGGCCGAGCTGAAGGCGCGCTTTGACACGGCCAAAAAACTGAGCGAAGAAGACCGGGCCACGCTGATTCAGCTGGCCCGCGATGCGCTCAAACCCTTTGTGCCGCCACCCGCCGAGAGCCGGCGAACGAGCGCCCGATGAGCGACACCACCGCCAGCCTGGGACGCAAGATTGGCACGGCCGGCGACCTTCAGTCCGTCGTGCGCACGATGAAGGCGGTGGCCGCCTCAAGCATTACCCAGTACGAAAATGCGGTGCACGCGCTGGATGATTACTACCGCACGGTGCAGCTGGGGCTGGTGGCCTGCCTGCGCCAGGGTCAGCAGCCTCTTGCCCAGGCCCAGGCGCCGCGCCCGGGCGCCGGGGCCATCGCCGCCGTGGTGTTTGGCTCCGACCAGGGGCTGGTGGGCCAGTTCAACGATGTGATGGCCGATTTTGTGCTCAGGACGCTGGAGGATTTGCCGGGTGCAAAGACGGTCTGCGCCGTCGGCGAGCGCATCGGCTCCAGGCTCGCGGAAACCCACCTGATGCTGGGCAAAAGCTTCATGTTGCCGGGCTCGATTGGCGCGATTACATCGCTGGTCGGGCAGGTGCTGGTCGAGGTGGATGCGCTGCTGGCAAAAGGCGAGATCACGCAGGTGTACGTT
This DNA window, taken from Polaromonas hydrogenivorans, encodes the following:
- a CDS encoding alternate F1F0 ATPase, F1 subunit alpha → MSAPADTLQSVLDRTFASLRHGLETYTAQLTPHEVGTITRVSTGIAMVSGLPGVGFEELVSFSGNVFGIAFNVDETEIGVVLLGDYGHLHAGDQVRRTGRVMDVAVGEGLLGRVIDPLGRPLDSLGPVVSSARLPIERPAAPIMDRAPVTVPLQTGLKVVDALIPIGRGQRELILGDRQTGKTAIAVDTILNQRGQDVLCVYCAIGQRAAAVARTIAVLREKGAMEYTVVVVTEGNDPPGLAYIAPYAATSIAEHFMEMGRDVLVVYDDLTQHARAYRELSLLLRRPPGREAFPGDIFYIHSRLLERATHLRPERGGGSLTALPIIETEAQNMSAYIPTNLISITDGQIYLSPSLFELGVLPAVDVSKSVSRVGGKAQRAAYRAVTGDLKLAYAQFEELETFARFGARLDENTQKIIEHGRRIRACLQQPESAPVSMAGQITVLLALTAAFFDSVPLAQMTAAEQAVLQAAATLPAELKARFDTAKKLSEEDRATLIQLARDALKPFVPPPAESRRTSAR
- a CDS encoding F0F1 ATP synthase subunit gamma translates to MSDTTASLGRKIGTAGDLQSVVRTMKAVAASSITQYENAVHALDDYYRTVQLGLVACLRQGQQPLAQAQAPRPGAGAIAAVVFGSDQGLVGQFNDVMADFVLRTLEDLPGAKTVCAVGERIGSRLAETHLMLGKSFMLPGSIGAITSLVGQVLVEVDALLAKGEITQVYVFHSRPHAGAIYTPVCQRLLPLDETWRRELTAMAWPTRNLPEAINGAQAALPAFVREYLFVSLFRACAESLASENASRLAAMQRAEKNIEELLDDLNRSFHRLRQSGIDEELFDLVAGFEALAGADSPENL
- a CDS encoding F0F1 ATP synthase subunit delta, whose protein sequence is MLFDWFTVGAQALNFLILVWLMKRFLYKPILDAIDAREKRIASALADAALKQATAQKEQGEFQAKNAAFDRQHSEMLAKVKDEIATERQRLLEEARQAADALSVKRQDALASELQSLHQDIARRSRDEVFAVAHKVLADLAGTTLEARMAEVFVRRLRTLDEEARARLAQALHASSSPVRVRSAFELPPAQRAALQQALNETLAADTQVCFETTPALISGIELTANGWKLDWNIAEVLASLEQHVDGLLEKPSEPQPEPAAATAAETTA
- a CDS encoding F0F1 ATP synthase subunit C — its product is MDSMTIIAVASIVIAGLTTGFGCMGPAFAEGRAVATALTALAQQPDASATITRTLFVGLAMIESTAIYCFVVSMILIFANPFWNFAIAQAAGK